Below is a window of Humulus lupulus chromosome 2, drHumLupu1.1, whole genome shotgun sequence DNA.
AAATTTTGGGCAAATTTCTAGAGCGttcactatactgggatagacgTGCATGGCCATTAAAGCACAGGCTTTTGGACTACACCCTAGAAAGATTGTGCGTGGTGCAATGTAAGAGATAGAGTTCAAGATTACATGTCGCTCTAGTATATTCTAAATTGCATTCACTATGCAAAGGTTCAAGTTGAAAGATACATTTGTTTATGCTCAATCTTATTGTTTTTAGGTTACTGCtcgatgaaaaatattttttaataattcaagtgggggattgttggaacttatcaatataagtgggaattgttaaaaaaaaaatagaaaaggtgATTTATTGTCTCCCTAGAGGAAGAGTCCATTGCTTTAGAATACTCATTTGTAAGGGTATATAGATAGTGGACTTGAGCATTGGggttgtgccccaaggggtacccacttttgtggaAGAGGGAGGAGTCACACAAAGGCTCACCTGAACACCACACACGAGCGCGCGCTGCCGCCGCCGTCCGTCCGTCCGACCGAGCTGAGCTGGCTGGTTGGTTGGTGTGGTGTGcaccttattatttttttaaaaaaaaattatttattaagtattattttatattaataaaaacgTGATTAATTTTTGGTAAAACTGAAGACATTTTCTCTTCAGCTTTTTTAGGGATCCAACTTCCTCTCCCACGTTTTAATAAAACGTTTTTTCCCGTTAATTGAGATCCGCTTTTTCTTTAAAAATGGTGCGATTATTTTTCAGAAAAAAAGCTCTCAATATTTTTTCGATAAGAAAATAGCACTGAGTTTTATCGATTCCGAGCAGTAGCATTCTTAAGGGTGTGGTAAACGACAGTTCTCTACAATGTAGTTGAGGTCCAATACAGTGTTGACTGggttgttttatcctggggacgacgGGGCTGATAGTCTGCTTGCACATTTCTGGGCAGTGCTgcgaacgtcttaaagagagcgacctagTCCGCGACTCAACCCAGATTATTAATCGGTAATTTCGTTCCTGTTTTTTATTTCTACAGCAACTATCTcaacaataaatatataaataaaaaaggaaagCACCTCTAACAAAGACAGCCGTGCTTCAATATTAATGTTGCATATGTACTCTCGAGTAGTAAGAAAATGTTGCCTGCGAGAATATTCTCAACAAGCCACTTTTTAAGAAATTACATTAAAGTTGCTCTATGTATGAGCTTGACCAGCTTTAGCTTAGAACTGGCCCTCCACATAGCAGTATTATTCTATAGTAAACGTCTAAAGCTTGCAAAATGAAGAATTATACATTTTTCCACCTTGAGGTCGTATAGCTTTCCTTGTAGGATGATCATTGTGTCGCTGATTTTCTAACTTGATCGTCTGtatcttttttcacacatatatatataggagaattTTCTTATAGGATTTCACTTTAAGCTATTTCAGTGAgattctcagtgttctcgacccattAATatttttcggtgcgattttttttatgaccatataTATTGTAACTACTTAGAgcttcctgcaaattttcagaaaataatgaatagttcacagtaccgaaaactaagttcaaacatgttgttgcccacgtgactaattttttttatgcgcgtggaaaggaACATGTCTGAACCTAGCTTTCgaactgtaaactatttggaattttctgaaaatttgcaggatactctaaatagctacaatatacacggtcataaaaaaaatcgcactgaaaactgttcacgggtccaGAATACTAAAAGCCTCACCGATAGGGTGAAAATCGAAttgtcatttatatatatatatatatatagtctttatTTCATACCCTCGGATTATTATTTCTCTTCCCATCAGCGTAATTAATTGCACATATGTTCTTCAAGAAAGCTAGAGCCATTCAACTTTGGTGGAATACCTAAAGTCAACATCTTTGACTTTCacatataacatattttaaacAATATCGATCAGTCACAATTATCCATAACAAACCTAACTATGATACCACTTGAGTACAAACTCAATATACTCACAAATTGATAAAAATTATCTTCCAAAATATGCGCATGTCAAatattaagagagagagagagagtatttaCTCTCACAAACTACAGCCTATAGGTTCACGGCTAAGATCAATATCATCAAGAGGAGTTTGAGAAGTTATCTCAAAGTCTAGAAAGACTagcataattaaatatataaaaattaactaGCTACCTAGAATCACTTTAATCGgcatatgttttataatatatatatatatatagataaatgtAATTATAGcggtaaattaatatataatagcAGATATGTAAGAGCTATATATGTATAAAATGATGAAACTATtgattagtttttatttattacgAGTTGTGTGGTTATGGCGTGGACAAGTATCAAGTATGTAGATGGGCATGGGAATAACTTAAGGAAGGAGAGgtagctagctagctagctagcGGGCATGTGAAGAAGAGACTTCCAGCGTTTACAAGGTTAGCTAGGTTAACGTCCGACTTAATGAGTATTTGCTTTGCATGGCCATGCACTTCTTTGAGATGAAGAAATATAAAGTtgacaaaaatagaaatatatattataatattgaaAATTGACTCGTGGAAAATTAAAGTGAAGATAGTCTCCATAACGATGTcggtcatatatatatacaaatatgtaAAATCAATATGTATAGTCGACCTATCTCGACCAGATTTATAGATGCAACCCCATTCCATTCATAAACTTTAAATAAACACGTAGCTGTCGTTGCCAAATTATTGAACATTGCATGTGTGTCAATCTCAACATAATGCAAAATCCGTTAGAGTAGTAAGAATAATTAAGGTCTTAAATTTACTTCTATAATTAGTAAGTAACAATAATAAAGGGGACTTCGATCGATTGGGTCAATTGATAAGACAATCTATCTAATTACTTCAAATTAATAATCCGTTGCTTTAAGAATTTGTAGTATAGCTAGCGTTATTAGAGAAAAGCATCAacacaactatatatatatataatgtgagTTGTACATGTGATTTGACAATATATATCTATGATGATACACTTCTAACGAACCAATCATTCCAAGAAAACAGGGAAGATAAATCACCATCAATCGTTGTTGTCCACCATATGagaaagataaatatatatataaaaaaaacaataaatcatATACTCtcttaaattaattatatataacgtATAATTACATGAGTGCCACAGGCATAATACATATGTATGAAAAACATTAATAAAAAAGGGTACTAATAATTATAAACAAACatgaatatataataatattagtaATAAAGATAAGCTTACGGGAAGATATGAATATATATCTGAAATCAATATGGTGCACAtatataaatctatatatatgtgtgtgtatagaCTTATTTATTCTGAATTGAGTAATTGCATAGACCAGAAATCATCCATGGTCCAATTATAGGTCTGATCAATATTCGAAGAGACAACCGGATGGTGAGATATTGGTAAAGCCATAGGataattattgataatattggtgtgatgatgatgatgatccatATAACTTATTCCttggtatgatgatgatgacaTTAATGGAGGAGAGTAAGTCTCCATGGCATCTACAGTACTGCTCGATACTTGACTTGAAGTGCTTCCCTGATCGTTCATCATCTGATGGTCAGAGCTCTGCTGCTGGTAATTAACGTTGATCTGATGATCATGATGGTGaataatgttattttgattattatTATGATGATCGGCTTGCTTCATATGCTTTTGAATTCTAGTCCTCCAATAATTCTTTATTTCGTTGTCTGTCCTTCCTGGCAAATGCTTCGCAATTTTCGACCACCTACAATATAAATATAACATGTCAATCAAATATTACTCATCAATGCTAGATATtggaatttatatatatatatataccaaaaaGTTTTAAATAATTGGTGGAgaaagaaatcaaataataatactatatatatagttaagctacaaatatataatagagaaaataataatggaaataaGTTAACTATTAGCAAACCGATCTCGCTACTTTGTTCATACACATAATATATATGCggtataattaaaattaatgacACTTTTTTCAATAAGTAATAATGTAATATCTTGAAATGAGTCACTTTTTCATTATCACTCTATAGTTAACATGACATgttacatgcatatatatatgttCGATTCTATATATCTTACCACGTGTaatttaataaaatgaataatattaGTAGTaacatgttatatatatatatatatatgtatgtacacAACTCGATaaaacaatattattattctttatggAAGGTGGCCCCTAATTAATGACATATTGCTTTCTCTTTTATGTGTGGACTAGATGCGAAGACACACGTTGATCAAAGTAAAATATGAACACATGTATAATTATAGAGGCATGTTCCACGGTTGCAAATACAAGGCCTCCATGTTGTAATACTTATGGGAAGAAACTAATAACTAATTCAGTGccatatattattattactattattattatagtgCAAAGGTTACTTCCAATAAGAAAACACCTACGTTTTCCTTTGCCCTTTCAATTCATTAATTCCCCAAAAATCCATATTCTTAAATTCTCACTGAATTCCATTTTATTTAGCGCACACTTATATATGGGTCAACATTAGACTACTTTTTCAGGGAGAGTAAGCAGCACATGATTTAGCTAGCAAGTAACATGTACAATATAtatctctcacacacacacacacacacacatatatatatgtatatacacacCATTTACTTTCATTAGGGTCTCCTAAATTAAATTTGTCAGTAACCCAGCATCAAGCTTATATTCTGATTAGTTAGCTAGACatgtatatatttaaaaaaaaaatgaagaatatGCACTAAATATGGGCGAAGTGTCAATTTCTAAGAGAGAAAAATTTCagggaaaaaaaatcagataAAAATAATATATGAGATGGAAACATTAGCTGTATATATAGCTATAGCTAGCTAGCTATTCCCTTTTCATAGCTATTTGACTATATATCACCTTGTCAAGctaagcaagaagaagaagaagaaaaataatctCAGAACATTGGCATGTGTTTAATTTATTATTACTACCTATTACTTAGTAACGCAAGTAAAGTTTTATGCTGGTTTTaaacaatatttattattaattatgatGAATTTGGGATCAAATTCTAGTCTATATATATTCAGCAATATTTTCAAAGTGAGAATTAGCTGCACCCAGATTTTTGATCCATATATACATGTGGGGGACCAGGCCCTATATAAGTCTAGAAGAGCCAAAAATGTAGTTTGTGTCCATTATAACCAAAGAgaaaaagagtttttttttttcttgagaaaGGGAAGGTTAACATGGGACCAATTAATTTAGGTTCAGCTCCAAATAGAAGCCCTTTTATTGCTTAATTTAATCTCCTTTTTCATTCATAATTAGCCTCTCCCTCTCCCCCGGCCTATATCCACAGCTGTGATTTGAGTTGTTTTTTTATTCATAATAACAACATTTCAAAGCTAGCTATAGCTAGTACTTGTTGATTTAGATCCCTACACATTAATTCTGTGGTGCATCACTGATCAATCCagaaaatatataatattgttcCATGTGATTTGTGTGTGTATAAgcatctattta
It encodes the following:
- the LOC133816158 gene encoding MYB-like transcription factor EOBI; protein product: MDDKKTCSSNSSHNQEVEVRKGPWTMEEDLILINYIANHGEGVWNSLAKAAGLKRTGKSCRLRWLNYLRPDVRRGNITNEEQLIIMELHAKWGNRWSKIAKHLPGRTDNEIKNYWRTRIQKHMKQADHHNNNQNNIIHHHDHQINVNYQQQSSDHQMMNDQGSTSSQVSSSTVDAMETYSPPLMSSSSYQGISYMDHHHHHTNIINNYPMALPISHHPVVSSNIDQTYNWTMDDFWSMQLLNSE